From the genome of Planctomycetia bacterium, one region includes:
- the ligD gene encoding non-homologous end-joining DNA ligase, whose amino-acid sequence MGLQEYQNKRHFARTPEPAGKKSTKKGRSFVVQKHDARNLHYDFRLELDGVLKSWAVPKGPSLDHNIKRLAVQVEDHPIEYGSFEGIIPKGEYGGGTVMVWDRGTWEPLGDTQEDFKTGRLKFKLNGEKLRGNWMLLRTNRSQGESSKPQWLLFKERDSESQPSEKGDVLLESSRSVLTGRSLAEIASEQEDVWSSKLGKATQSSNKPVKRRKLQIPKDLTTSMEKYDTKNQEFAGVRLTSPEKMLYPEDAISKLELAAYYQMVSKWMLPHLTDRPIVLVRCPEGRHEESFYQKHPAPGSPESLRQIPIKGKEKTEKYFVVADVKGLISLAQVAALEVHAWGSRSDKLDYPDRLIFDLDPDTELPWKIVIESAHQVRGLLEELGLKSFVKTTGGKGLHIVIPIERRHNWEEVKSFCRQVAHLIVKYDPRHFIANMSKVQRHGKIYIDYLRNARDATAVAAYSPRVRSNASVSVPVSWKELGKIPSSSHYTIRNLPKRLAKLKRDPWQEIAHIRQGLVNPIKTLALIQKNRN is encoded by the coding sequence ATGGGACTGCAAGAATATCAAAATAAGCGTCATTTTGCCCGTACTCCCGAACCGGCTGGCAAGAAGTCTACTAAGAAAGGCCGAAGTTTTGTCGTGCAGAAGCACGATGCCCGTAACCTGCATTATGATTTCCGGCTGGAGTTGGATGGGGTTCTCAAGAGTTGGGCAGTACCTAAAGGCCCCAGTCTAGACCACAACATCAAACGATTAGCTGTGCAAGTAGAAGATCATCCCATTGAATACGGTTCCTTTGAGGGGATCATTCCCAAGGGTGAGTATGGGGGCGGAACAGTGATGGTATGGGATCGAGGCACCTGGGAGCCACTTGGAGATACTCAGGAAGACTTCAAAACCGGGCGGCTAAAGTTCAAGCTTAACGGTGAGAAACTCCGTGGTAATTGGATGTTGCTGCGTACCAATCGTAGCCAGGGTGAGAGCAGTAAACCTCAATGGCTACTCTTTAAGGAAAGGGACAGTGAATCACAACCGTCTGAGAAAGGTGATGTGCTACTTGAATCATCACGTAGTGTTTTGACAGGACGGAGTCTTGCAGAGATAGCGTCGGAACAAGAAGATGTTTGGTCGTCTAAGTTGGGGAAGGCAACGCAGTCGTCTAACAAGCCAGTGAAAAGGCGCAAGCTGCAAATCCCTAAAGACCTGACGACCAGCATGGAAAAGTATGATACGAAGAATCAGGAATTTGCTGGGGTACGGCTGACCAGCCCAGAGAAGATGTTGTATCCCGAAGATGCCATTTCCAAGCTCGAACTTGCAGCATACTATCAAATGGTCTCCAAGTGGATGCTACCACATTTAACAGATCGCCCCATTGTCTTGGTTCGCTGTCCAGAAGGGCGTCACGAGGAAAGTTTTTATCAGAAACACCCTGCACCGGGATCGCCTGAGTCGCTTCGTCAAATCCCAATAAAAGGCAAAGAGAAAACTGAGAAGTACTTTGTGGTTGCAGATGTAAAAGGACTAATCTCGTTGGCTCAAGTAGCTGCGCTGGAGGTGCATGCCTGGGGTTCACGGTCTGATAAACTTGATTACCCTGACCGGTTGATTTTTGATCTCGATCCTGACACAGAATTGCCTTGGAAAATAGTCATAGAAAGTGCACACCAAGTTCGAGGCTTACTGGAGGAACTAGGTCTGAAAAGCTTTGTAAAGACGACAGGCGGGAAAGGCTTGCATATTGTCATTCCCATTGAACGTCGGCACAACTGGGAAGAAGTCAAATCCTTCTGTCGTCAAGTTGCCCACTTGATAGTCAAATATGATCCCCGTCACTTCATCGCTAATATGTCAAAAGTACAACGTCATGGAAAAATCTATATCGATTACCTGCGAAATGCCCGCGATGCTACTGCTGTAGCTGCCTATTCGCCGCGCGTTCGCTCAAATGCTTCGGTTTCTGTGCCAGTTAGCTGGAAGGAACTGGGCAAGATTCCAAGTTCTAGCCATTACACAATAAGGAATCTGCCAAAACGGTTAGCCAAGCTGAAGCGCGATCCGTGGCAGGAGATAGCACACATTCGCCAGGGACTTGTTAATCCAATCAAGACTCTGGCACTCATACAAAAGAATCGGAACTGA
- a CDS encoding tetratricopeptide repeat protein — translation MDSSTNSDWLKGRQVAFAGKLASMSRAEAAQIVKTCGGTVVPAVSEQTDYVVVGQESELLTTAGKPTAQIRTVQRLQKLGATIDTVSEEEFLKRSGLDSFVQTVHQLYTGVQISRFLKIAPDKFARWVRHGLVEPVETKHGVSFYDFQQVSWAKTLSNLTTAGVKPERIRQSLRQLKGWLTSGDPAAQLGLLELNGRLMIRLRNGQLAETHGQPLLDFGEHPENKIIQTSNPVKSAQDWFTTGLALEEQEKYAEASDAYLQSLITGGPDAVTCFNLANVHHKLGQKERAAERYHQVVEIDPEFAEAWSNLGNVLAELGHIEQAVAAMKQAVGIDPACSSYRYNLADLLDENGEIDQAQTHWRTYLQLENTGEYADYARRRIASSD, via the coding sequence ATGGATAGCTCGACTAACAGTGATTGGCTTAAAGGAAGACAAGTTGCATTTGCTGGCAAACTTGCATCCATGAGCCGCGCTGAAGCCGCGCAGATTGTCAAAACCTGTGGTGGCACGGTTGTTCCGGCAGTCAGTGAACAAACAGATTATGTCGTGGTCGGCCAGGAAAGCGAATTATTGACCACTGCAGGCAAACCCACCGCTCAGATTAGAACTGTACAACGGTTGCAAAAGCTGGGAGCAACAATTGATACGGTCTCTGAGGAAGAGTTTCTTAAACGCTCTGGGTTAGACTCTTTTGTTCAAACTGTCCATCAGCTTTACACTGGTGTGCAAATATCTCGTTTTCTCAAAATTGCTCCTGACAAGTTTGCTCGCTGGGTTCGGCATGGTTTAGTTGAACCAGTTGAAACGAAACATGGCGTTTCCTTTTATGACTTTCAACAGGTTTCCTGGGCAAAGACACTAAGTAATCTGACGACAGCTGGTGTTAAACCGGAGCGAATACGTCAAAGCCTACGACAATTGAAGGGTTGGCTCACTTCTGGTGACCCTGCAGCACAGTTAGGATTGCTAGAGCTGAACGGTCGTTTGATGATTCGACTTCGGAATGGACAATTAGCCGAAACACATGGGCAACCACTGCTCGATTTTGGAGAACACCCAGAAAACAAAATCATTCAGACTTCCAACCCTGTTAAATCGGCACAAGATTGGTTTACAACAGGTTTGGCTCTCGAAGAACAGGAAAAGTACGCGGAAGCCAGCGATGCATACCTTCAATCACTCATTACTGGTGGCCCTGATGCTGTAACATGTTTCAACCTTGCCAATGTACACCACAAACTGGGACAAAAAGAACGGGCTGCAGAACGTTATCATCAAGTTGTCGAGATCGATCCAGAGTTTGCAGAAGCCTGGAGCAACCTGGGAAATGTTCTGGCCGAACTAGGGCACATTGAGCAAGCTGTAGCAGCAATGAAGCAAGCAGTGGGAATTGATCCAGCCTGTTCAAGTTATCGCTACAATCTAGCTGATTTGCTTGATGAAAATGGGGAAATAGACCAAGCTCAAACACATTGGCGTACATATCTACAACTTGAAAATACTGGAGAGTATGCCGATTACGCCAGAAGGCGAATTGCCAGTTCAGATTGA
- the ligD gene encoding non-homologous end-joining DNA ligase, translated as MKQRFDQILPAFISPMLAKSGKPFDSEDFLFEIKWDGTRTLAFSERKTLRLVNRRRLDMTDRYPELSFLKDLPGGTILDGEIVVLHEGKSDFGMLQSREQSRSPFKIKLLSRSSPATYMVFDLLYLDHQSLLHQPLYQRRECLKELVNEYGQGRMLLSSSIEGKNGTALFAEACSRGLEGLIAKRANSTYQPGKRSGDWVKIKRAEILDCVIIGFLPSGKDDFRSLILASLSDGKLKCVGKVGTGFDTKLRKKLNRWLRGNLRAKPIIPCKIKGVWVDPGLYCKITCMERTAGGELRAPAFVELIEE; from the coding sequence ATGAAGCAACGATTCGATCAAATACTTCCCGCTTTTATTTCCCCGATGTTGGCCAAATCGGGGAAACCATTTGATTCCGAAGATTTCCTGTTTGAGATAAAGTGGGACGGAACACGGACGCTTGCATTCAGTGAACGCAAGACGCTAAGACTCGTCAATCGACGCCGCCTAGACATGACAGATCGTTATCCAGAGTTATCGTTTCTCAAAGACCTTCCTGGCGGCACTATTCTCGATGGTGAAATAGTTGTATTGCATGAGGGAAAATCTGACTTTGGGATGCTCCAATCCCGTGAGCAGTCACGTTCGCCATTCAAGATTAAGCTGCTATCACGGTCTTCACCTGCAACCTACATGGTGTTCGATTTACTGTATTTAGACCATCAATCTTTACTGCACCAGCCATTGTATCAACGACGCGAGTGTCTGAAGGAACTCGTCAACGAATATGGTCAGGGCAGAATGCTGCTTTCCTCATCAATAGAAGGAAAGAATGGAACAGCACTTTTCGCTGAAGCGTGCAGCCGAGGTCTGGAAGGACTCATTGCCAAGCGCGCCAACAGCACATACCAGCCGGGTAAAAGGTCTGGCGACTGGGTTAAGATCAAACGCGCTGAAATTCTTGACTGCGTGATTATTGGCTTTCTTCCATCAGGCAAAGACGACTTCCGCAGTTTGATCCTTGCATCCTTAAGTGATGGGAAGCTAAAATGCGTAGGCAAAGTAGGTACAGGATTCGATACGAAACTTCGGAAGAAGCTAAATCGTTGGCTTCGAGGTAATCTGAGAGCGAAGCCGATCATCCCTTGTAAGATAAAAGGTGTATGGGTTGATCCTGGCCTTTATTGCAAAATCACTTGCATGGAAAGAACAGCAGGAGGCGAATTGCGAGCGCCTGCCTTTGTGGAGTTAATCGAGGAATGA
- a CDS encoding Ku protein: MAPRSTWKGFLKLSLISLPVKAFNATSSDTNEVRFNQLHAECNSRIQYKKWCPIHNEISHSEIVSGYEYAKGQYVIVDTDELEKLRSENDKAIKIETFVSQNAIDPVFYSDKTYYLVPDGPIGEKPYVLLQKGMVDEKRYAIAQVVLNKKEQLVLLRPMDRLIAMTVLNYANEINSTSTFDDEVPKLDTSKEETNLMRTVIGSTTDKKFDFTKYKDVYAEKLIQLVEAKVAGKEIVSTPQPEETQVINLMDALRQSVAKATGGKVEKAVSKPPRKMAESTKGKTKELRRKSS, translated from the coding sequence ATGGCACCTCGTTCGACTTGGAAGGGTTTTCTCAAGCTTAGTTTAATCTCGTTGCCTGTTAAAGCATTCAACGCAACTTCAAGCGACACAAATGAAGTACGGTTCAATCAATTGCATGCTGAGTGCAACAGCCGGATTCAATACAAGAAGTGGTGTCCGATTCACAACGAGATTTCTCATAGTGAAATAGTTTCGGGTTATGAGTATGCCAAAGGGCAGTACGTCATTGTCGATACGGATGAACTTGAAAAGCTTCGTTCCGAGAATGACAAAGCAATCAAAATAGAGACCTTTGTGTCACAGAATGCTATTGATCCGGTTTTCTATAGCGACAAAACCTATTACCTCGTTCCCGATGGGCCTATAGGCGAAAAGCCCTATGTCCTCCTTCAAAAGGGAATGGTAGACGAAAAACGCTATGCAATTGCCCAGGTTGTATTGAATAAGAAAGAGCAGTTAGTTCTTCTTCGCCCGATGGATCGCCTGATTGCTATGACAGTTTTGAACTATGCGAACGAAATTAACAGTACCTCAACTTTTGATGATGAAGTTCCCAAGCTTGACACGTCAAAAGAAGAAACCAACTTGATGAGAACAGTGATAGGCTCAACAACCGACAAGAAGTTTGATTTCACCAAATACAAAGATGTCTATGCAGAAAAACTGATTCAGCTTGTTGAAGCTAAGGTTGCTGGCAAGGAAATAGTTTCAACACCGCAACCTGAAGAAACTCAGGTTATCAATTTGATGGATGCGCTCCGGCAAAGTGTGGCTAAGGCAACAGGGGGCAAGGTCGAAAAGGCTGTGTCGAAACCACCAAGGAAGATGGCTGAAAGTACCAAAGGGAAAACCAAGGAACTTCGCAGAAAATCGTCGTAG